CGTGCCAGTTGGGCCGTGGTCAATGCGCGCTGGCTGGAAAGATCATTGAGTACGCGATTGGCATCGGAAATGGCTTTTTCCGATTGCTGTAATGCATCAGCGGCGTCTTTGCGGTGCGATTCATTATTGGCCAGGTCTTTTTTCAGCTGGTCAATCTGGCCACGCAAATCCTTCAGCTCATCCTGCTTTTCTTTTTTGTCTGCATTGCTGACGGGCGCAGCAGGCGCAGCCGTGGCCAGGTGGGCTACAGCAGACAAAAGCAGCGTGGCGATAATCAGGCTACGGCTCGGCACGAGTCGGATCAGTTTCAGTGTTATGGGCCGTCTAAGGGCGAGTTGGCAGGCACGGCAACGAAGCCACAGCAAAGGTAACACGCTCTTTGCTGGCTGGATACGCACTTCTTGCCCGCAAGCGTACGCATTATTGCGTAGTGGTTTGTCTGACATGGCGCACAGGGCGCGTAAATGATGATGTTAGTGCAGGGGTATGCCGGCTGCAATTAACCGGCTTGCCTTATTTGCCGCCGCAGACAAAAACAGCCAGTATTGTATCAGGGTGTGTTTATCTTCCTGTTTGCCTGACCCGTGCCCAATATAAAATCCGGCGCAAATAAGCGGCACGCTCAATGAGCGTTGCGGTAGGGTTCCAAAGGTGGTTAGATATTCTATCCTGACTTGATTGCAGGATCAGGTAATGCCGGCCGGTACCTGGCCAGAAACGCTTGAATTGACAACATTTACACCGGTGGCGGTGCTGCCAGAAGAATCGAGGACGATGGATAAAGCTAATTACCTGATGACGGACGAGCATATTGATCAGGCATCGCGCGCCATGAAGGCGATGTCGCATCCGTTGCGCCTGAAGATTCTGTGTGTTCTGGGAGACGGGGAAGTCAGTGTTCAGGAGATCGTGGATCAGGTCGGTACGACCCAGTCGAATATCTCCCAGCATCTGGCGCTGATGCGGGAAAAGGGCGTGCTGCGCACCCGCAAGGACGCCAACCGCGTGTATTACCGGGTGGGCGATATCCGCACCCTGGAAGTGATCGCCATGCTGCGTGACGTATTCTGTGGGTTCTCTGGCTGATCCAGACGCCCCGTTCAAACAAGCCATTCAAGATTAAAAAACGGCCGGGATGCTTGATGCATGCCGGCCGTTTTTCATGATCGATACACCCGCGCAATCAGTTCTTTTTACCCAGCAAACCATCCAGGGTTTTTTTCATCTCGGCCGGTTTGACCTGACCAAGGTCTTTGGTGGTGATGTTGCCCTTGGTATCAATGACCACGGTAAACGGAAGGGCGCCAGCGTTATTGCCCAGTTTGGTCATCAATTCCAGCGCATCGCCACTGCCCAGCAAAACGGGATAGGTCACTTTGTATTGTTTGGTGAACTGCGCCACAGGGCCGGGTTCGTCAATCGCCACGCCGACAAACTGCACCTTGCCGTTATAGGCCTGCTGCAGTTTGACCAGGTCCGGCGTTTCCTGGCGGCATGGGCCGCACCAGGACGCCCAGAAATTGATCACCAGCGGTTGTTTGCCGCTGTATTGCGAGAGCTTTTGCGGCTTGCCTTGCAGGTCTTTGAGTGCGGTATCGAGCGGGGTATCCGCCAGGGCAAGCTGGCAGCCCGCCAGAAGCGTCAACGCCAGCGCTGTGTGGCGCAAAAAACGGCCGGTCCGGATCATTGCAGGGTGTTTCCTTGAACAAGTTGTTGCAGGATGCCGGCGAATTCTGCGGCAGTCGGATCACCCACCAC
The genomic region above belongs to Silvimonas iriomotensis and contains:
- a CDS encoding TlpA family protein disulfide reductase; this encodes MIRTGRFLRHTALALTLLAGCQLALADTPLDTALKDLQGKPQKLSQYSGKQPLVINFWASWCGPCRQETPDLVKLQQAYNGKVQFVGVAIDEPGPVAQFTKQYKVTYPVLLGSGDALELMTKLGNNAGALPFTVVIDTKGNITTKDLGQVKPAEMKKTLDGLLGKKN
- a CDS encoding ArsR/SmtB family transcription factor, producing the protein MDKANYLMTDEHIDQASRAMKAMSHPLRLKILCVLGDGEVSVQEIVDQVGTTQSNISQHLALMREKGVLRTRKDANRVYYRVGDIRTLEVIAMLRDVFCGFSG